One window of the Colletotrichum lupini chromosome 9, complete sequence genome contains the following:
- a CDS encoding peroxidase, whose translation MHLSGSDDGCVDTRHGETDIHRRGVSEELIGISTWYQSAHRPLCFLLVNASLTAVATTVFPRSGCPITDDMIPRSTLQGFVEAEQKYTWWRSDWINSPSSAFKLIILSFCDSSIHTIYTTLYQLLFFFQVHNYFKLTMRVSTFLTTALAATPVIAYPGMKNTFAEIRSRADKDGNGADDGDSNELIGDLITLDDSKLTAVGSSVKKLLTGFDNPESDDAYPTVGRSGTLAPKGSAACAADTCCIWKYIANDLQGTFRGRSGRCTDFARAAVRLGFHDAGGWSKGTGNLGGADGSIILASEEIARGENHGLEEIIAQTQVWFDRYKQFGIGMADLIQFSATVATVVCPLGPRIRTYVGRKDSSVPAPLNLLPPVTGSADFLIELFENKTIKPHGLTALIGAHTTSQQRFVDPSRAGDPQDSTPGVWDVKFYKETLGSAPARVFKFASDVVLAKDSRISSEFQAFAGQGGQSHWNQDYAREYIRLSLLGVFNINDLTECTKALPPRTGSTFNAPDQAVLDKWLATKDRLNNIADQLRNGGDINGMIASVMSWLKGVFHFRW comes from the exons TCGATACGAGGCACGGCGAGACTGACATTCACAGACGTGGTGTCAGTGAGGAGTTGAT TGGTATCTCGACGTGGTATCAATCGGCACACAGACCTCTTTGTTTCCTCCTGGTCAACGCCTCGCTCACCGCTGTAGCAACCACCGTCTTCCCCCGGTCTGGTTGTCCAATAACAGACGACATGATTCCTCGTTCGACTCTTCAAGGCTTCGTGGAGGCGGAGCAAAAGTACACATGGTGGCGCTCGGACTGGATCAACTCCCCTTCG TCAGCATTCAAGCT AATCATCCTTTCGTTCTGCGACTCTAGCATACATACAATCTATACCACTCTCTATCAGCTTCTATTCTTCTTCCAGGTACACAACTATTTCAAGCTCACCATGCGTGTGTCAACTTTCCTTACTACCGCCCTCGCGGCTACTCCCGTCATCGCCTACCCCGGCATGAAGAACACATTCGCCGAGATCCGCTCTCGCGCCGATAAAGACGGTAACGGCGCTGACGACGGAGACTCTAACGAGCTCATTGGCGATCTCATCACCCTCGACGACTCCAAGCTCACCGCCGTCGGAAGCAGCGTCAAGAAGCTCCTTACCGGTTTCGATAACCCCGAGAGTGACGACGCCTACCCAACTGTTGGGAGATCAGGCACTCTCGCACCAAAGGGTTCAGCGGCTTGCGCTGCCGACACCTGCTGCATCTGGAAATACATCGCCAACGATCTTCAGGGTACCTTCAGAGGCAGATCCGGCCGTTGCACCGACTTCGCCCGCGCTGCCGTCCGCCTTGGCTTCCACGATGCCGGCGGTTGGTCAAAGGGAACTGGCAACCTCGGCGGAGCTGACGGCTCTATCATTCTCGCTTCAGAGGAAATAGCACGCGGAGAGAATCATGGTCTCGAGGAGATTATTGCCCAGACCCAGGTCTGGTTCGACCGCTATAAGCAGTTTGGAATCGGAATGGCCGATCTCATTCAGTTCTCCGCAACTGTAGCCACTGTTGT CTGCCCCTTGGGTCCCCGCATTCGCACATACGTCGGCCGCAAGGACTCCTCCGTCCCTGCTCCCCTCAACCTTCTGCCTCCCGTCACCGGCTCTGCCGACTTCTTGATCGAGCTCTTTGAGAACAAGACCATCAAGCCCCATGGTCTCACCGCACTCATCGGCGCTCACACGACCAGCCAGCAGCGCTTCGTGGACCCTAGCCGCGCCGGCGACCCGCAGGACAGCACTCCCGGTGTCTGGGACGTCAAGTTCTACAAGGAGACTCTCGGCTCCGCTCCCGCTCGTGTCTTCAAGTTTGCCAGCGACGTCGTTCTCGCCAAGGACTCCCGCATCAGCTCCGAGTTCCAGGCTTTCGCTGGCCAGGGCGGACAGTCCCACTGGAACCAGGACTACGCTCGCGAGTACATCCGTCTCTCTCTTCTTGGTGTCTTCAACATCAACGACTTGACTGAGTGCACCAAGGCCCTGCCTCCTCGTACCGGAAGCACCTTCAACGCTCCCGACCAGGCTGTTTTGGACAAGTGGCTCGCTACCAAGGACCGCCTTAACAACATAGCCGATCAACTCAGGAACGGTGGTGATATCAATGGCATGATTGCCTCGGTCATGAGCTGGTTGAAGGGAGTCTTCCACTTTAGGTGGTAA